The following proteins are encoded in a genomic region of Bosea beijingensis:
- a CDS encoding YidB family protein: MSDDNSSSGFPSLTALLGLLAVAGYQNRDKISEWLGGRGQPEPGQVPAPQPGQAGTAPQNDGGGLLGGLGGLLGAGGIGGLLNGGLGELSDRFRQAGQGEKVDSWVQQGPNQDVAPNDLEQALGPQVIDAIATRTGLSRDELLDRLSQVLPEAVDRFTPNGRIDRAGA; the protein is encoded by the coding sequence GTGAGTGACGACAACAGCAGCAGCGGTTTTCCGTCCCTGACCGCCCTTCTCGGGCTTCTTGCCGTCGCCGGCTACCAGAACCGCGACAAGATTTCGGAATGGCTCGGCGGGCGCGGGCAGCCGGAGCCGGGGCAAGTGCCGGCCCCGCAGCCGGGCCAGGCGGGCACTGCACCGCAGAACGATGGCGGTGGGCTGCTCGGGGGCCTCGGTGGCCTGCTCGGCGCCGGCGGCATCGGTGGTTTGTTGAATGGCGGGCTCGGCGAGCTTTCCGACCGGTTCAGGCAAGCGGGGCAGGGCGAGAAGGTCGATTCCTGGGTGCAGCAAGGACCCAATCAGGACGTGGCGCCCAACGATCTCGAACAGGCGCTCGGCCCGCAGGTGATCGATGCGATCGCAACCCGGACGGGCCTGTCGCGGGACGAATTGCTGGACCGGCTGTCGCAGGTTCTGCCGGAAGCCGTCGACCGCTTCACGCCGAACGGGCGAATCGACCGCGCCGGGGCTTGA
- a CDS encoding acyl-CoA synthetase, whose translation MTRSAYDTDLDRNPANYQPLTPLAFLERAASVFPDRTAITHGPLRRTYAEFYARSRRLASALARHGIGKNDTVAAMLPNTPAMLECHYGVPMAGAVLNTLNTRLDAAIIAFSLDHGGAKVLITDREFSGTIKAALSLCKAKPIVIDYDDPVYDGPGERLGAIEYEDFVASGDPDFDWPMPSDEWDAIALNYTSGTTGDPKGVVYHHRGANLLATSNVITGNLGRHPVYLWTLPMFHCNGWCFPWTISIVAGTHVCLRQVRAKAMYDALADHGVTHLCGAPIVMSTLLNAPAEERRDFPQTVSFFTAAAPPPEAVLAGMKQAGFEVTHLYGLTECYGPSVVNDWNDDWNALSPAEQAAKKARQGVRYPALEGLDVLDPETMQPVPRDGQTLGEVMMRGNVVMKGYLGNRKSTEAAFAGGWFHTGDLGVRYPDGYIQLKDRSKDIIISGGENISSIEVEDALYKHPAVQAAAVVARPDEKWGETPCAFIELKPGKSATEAEIIAWCREHLAAFKCPRTIVFAEVPKTSTGKIQKFRLREMARAL comes from the coding sequence ATGACCCGTTCGGCCTATGACACCGATCTCGACCGCAACCCGGCGAATTATCAGCCGCTGACGCCGCTCGCCTTCCTCGAGCGCGCCGCCTCGGTCTTCCCCGACCGTACCGCGATCACCCACGGCCCGCTGCGCCGTACCTATGCCGAGTTCTACGCTCGCTCGCGCCGCCTTGCCTCGGCGCTGGCGAGGCACGGCATCGGCAAGAACGACACCGTCGCGGCCATGCTGCCGAACACCCCGGCCATGCTCGAATGCCATTACGGGGTGCCGATGGCCGGCGCCGTCCTGAACACGCTGAACACCCGCCTCGACGCCGCGATCATCGCCTTCTCGCTCGACCATGGCGGCGCCAAGGTGCTGATCACCGACCGCGAGTTCTCCGGGACGATCAAGGCGGCGCTCTCGCTCTGCAAGGCGAAGCCCATCGTCATCGATTACGACGACCCCGTCTATGACGGCCCCGGCGAGCGGCTGGGCGCGATCGAATACGAGGATTTCGTCGCGTCCGGCGATCCCGATTTCGACTGGCCGATGCCCTCGGACGAATGGGACGCGATCGCGCTGAACTACACCTCCGGCACGACGGGCGATCCCAAGGGCGTGGTCTATCACCACCGCGGCGCCAACCTGCTCGCGACCTCGAACGTCATCACCGGCAATCTCGGCCGCCATCCGGTCTATCTCTGGACGCTGCCGATGTTCCACTGCAACGGCTGGTGCTTCCCCTGGACGATCTCCATCGTCGCCGGCACCCATGTCTGCCTGCGTCAGGTCCGCGCCAAGGCGATGTACGATGCGCTGGCCGACCATGGCGTGACCCATCTCTGCGGCGCGCCGATCGTGATGTCGACGCTGCTGAACGCTCCGGCCGAGGAGCGCCGCGACTTCCCGCAGACGGTCTCCTTCTTCACAGCCGCCGCCCCGCCGCCCGAGGCGGTGCTCGCCGGCATGAAGCAGGCCGGCTTCGAGGTGACGCATCTATATGGGCTGACCGAGTGCTACGGCCCTTCCGTCGTCAACGACTGGAACGACGACTGGAATGCCCTCTCGCCGGCGGAACAGGCCGCCAAGAAGGCTCGCCAGGGCGTGCGCTATCCCGCGCTCGAAGGGCTCGACGTGCTCGATCCCGAGACGATGCAGCCCGTCCCGCGCGACGGCCAGACGCTGGGCGAGGTGATGATGCGCGGCAATGTCGTGATGAAGGGCTATCTCGGCAACCGGAAATCCACCGAGGCCGCCTTTGCCGGCGGCTGGTTCCACACCGGCGATCTCGGCGTGCGCTACCCGGACGGCTATATCCAGCTCAAGGACCGCTCGAAGGACATCATCATCTCCGGCGGCGAGAACATCTCCTCGATCGAGGTCGAGGATGCGCTCTACAAGCATCCGGCCGTGCAGGCGGCTGCCGTGGTCGCCCGCCCCGACGAGAAATGGGGCGAGACGCCCTGCGCCTTCATCGAACTGAAGCCGGGCAAGTCCGCGACGGAAGCGGAGATCATCGCCTGGTGCCGCGAGCATCTCGCCGCGTTCAAGTGCCCGCGTACCATCGTCTTCGCCGAGGTCCCGAAGACCTCGACCGGCAAGATCCAGAAATTTCGTCTGCGCGAGATGGCGCGGGCGTTGTAG
- a CDS encoding YdcH family protein has translation MSLQTRLAELERKHRQLEDAIAQAVASPSSSDLSLAELKRKKLQLKDEIERVRTTMPERTLH, from the coding sequence ATGTCGTTGCAGACCCGTCTTGCGGAACTCGAGCGCAAGCACCGTCAACTTGAAGACGCTATCGCCCAGGCTGTGGCGAGCCCGTCTTCGAGTGACCTCAGCCTCGCAGAGCTGAAGCGGAAGAAATTGCAACTGAAGGATGAGATCGAACGCGTACGGACGACAATGCCGGAGCGAACCTTGCACTGA
- a CDS encoding DUF1013 domain-containing protein encodes MSQTPLMPKATAVWLVENTSLTFEQIAEFCKLHPLEVRGIADGEVAAGIKGLDPITSGQLTREELERAAKNPSHHLKLAERKVKVPEIKRTKGPRYTPVSKRQDRPNAILWLLRNHPELKDAQVIRLIGTTKSTIAQIRDRTHWNAQSLTPIDPVSLGLCSQIDLDFEVGRAAKDRPAALAEAGSTLLTVEEAIAPEPKPSESQPFADMSRPKREEEAAIDVDSVFAKLKQLKRPADEEDDE; translated from the coding sequence GTGTCACAAACCCCGCTGATGCCCAAGGCCACCGCGGTCTGGCTGGTCGAGAACACCTCGCTGACGTTCGAGCAGATCGCCGAGTTCTGCAAGCTGCACCCGCTCGAGGTGCGCGGCATCGCGGACGGCGAAGTCGCCGCCGGCATCAAGGGCCTCGACCCGATCACCTCCGGCCAACTCACCCGCGAGGAACTGGAGCGCGCGGCCAAGAACCCGAGCCATCACCTCAAGCTCGCCGAGCGCAAGGTGAAGGTGCCGGAGATCAAGCGCACCAAGGGTCCGCGCTACACCCCGGTCTCGAAGCGTCAGGACCGGCCGAACGCCATCCTGTGGCTGCTGCGCAATCATCCCGAGCTCAAGGACGCGCAGGTCATCCGCCTGATCGGCACGACCAAGTCGACCATCGCGCAGATCCGCGACCGCACTCACTGGAACGCCCAGTCGCTGACCCCGATCGACCCCGTCAGCCTCGGCCTGTGCTCGCAGATCGATCTCGACTTCGAAGTCGGCCGCGCCGCCAAGGACCGCCCGGCCGCGCTGGCCGAGGCCGGCTCGACCCTGCTCACGGTGGAAGAGGCGATCGCTCCGGAGCCGAAGCCCAGCGAGAGCCAGCCCTTCGCCGACATGAGCCGACCGAAGCGCGAGGAGGAAGCGGCTATCGACGTCGATTCCGTCTTCGCCAAGCTGAAGCAGCTCAAGCGCCCGGCCGACGAAGAAGACGACGAGTAA
- a CDS encoding NAD(P)H-quinone oxidoreductase — MTTLPETMTAIGMSAPGGPEVLRPETRPVPKPGPGQMLVAIAAAGVNRPDVLQRQGGYNPPPGASDIPGLEFAGTVVAQGEGANRFAVGSTVCALVAGGGYAEYAVVDERNALPAPKGLTLTEAGGIPETFFTVWTNVFQRGRLQAGETFLVHGGSSGIGTTAIQLAKAFGATVIATAGSDDKCAACIELGADHAINYRTEDFVAAGKAMTGGRGTDLILDMVGGDYIDRNYELAADQGRIVQIAFLNGPKATVNFSRLMLKRLTHTGSTLRPRTVPEKAAIAAELHAKVWPLLEAGRCKPLIHATFPLARAAEAHRLMESSTHIGKIVLTV; from the coding sequence ATGACCACCCTTCCCGAGACGATGACGGCGATCGGCATGTCGGCGCCCGGCGGCCCCGAGGTGCTCAGGCCGGAAACGCGCCCTGTGCCGAAGCCCGGCCCCGGCCAGATGCTCGTCGCCATCGCGGCGGCCGGCGTGAACCGCCCCGACGTCCTGCAGCGCCAGGGCGGCTATAACCCGCCGCCCGGTGCTTCCGACATTCCCGGTCTCGAATTCGCCGGCACGGTCGTGGCGCAGGGCGAAGGCGCCAACCGCTTCGCGGTGGGCTCGACCGTCTGTGCCCTCGTGGCCGGTGGCGGCTACGCGGAATATGCCGTGGTCGACGAACGCAACGCCCTGCCCGCGCCCAAGGGCCTCACGCTGACCGAGGCCGGCGGGATCCCCGAGACCTTCTTCACGGTCTGGACCAATGTCTTCCAGCGTGGCCGCCTGCAGGCCGGTGAAACCTTCCTCGTCCATGGCGGCTCCTCCGGCATCGGCACCACGGCTATCCAGCTCGCCAAGGCCTTCGGCGCGACCGTCATCGCCACCGCCGGCTCCGATGACAAATGCGCAGCCTGCATCGAACTCGGCGCCGATCACGCCATCAACTATCGCACCGAGGATTTCGTCGCGGCGGGCAAGGCCATGACCGGCGGGCGCGGCACTGACCTGATCCTCGACATGGTCGGCGGCGACTATATCGACCGCAATTACGAGCTGGCGGCCGATCAGGGCCGCATCGTCCAGATCGCCTTCCTCAACGGCCCGAAGGCGACGGTCAATTTCAGCCGCCTGATGCTGAAGCGCCTGACGCATACCGGCTCGACCCTGCGCCCACGCACAGTGCCGGAAAAAGCCGCCATCGCCGCGGAGCTGCACGCCAAGGTCTGGCCGCTGCTGGAGGCCGGACGCTGCAAGCCGCTGATCCACGCGACCTTCCCACTGGCGCGGGCCGCGGAAGCCCATCGCCTGATGGAATCCAGCACCCATATCGGCAAGATCGTGCTGACGGTCTGA
- a CDS encoding YdcH family protein translates to MGFELSPEEVETFTSELARLREEHRDLDSAIDALERVGSINQVQVQRLKKRKLYLKDRISQIEDALTPDIIA, encoded by the coding sequence ATGGGATTCGAGCTCAGCCCCGAAGAGGTCGAGACCTTCACCTCCGAACTCGCGCGGCTGCGCGAGGAGCATCGCGATCTCGACAGCGCCATCGACGCCCTGGAGCGCGTCGGCTCGATCAATCAGGTTCAGGTCCAGCGCCTGAAGAAGCGCAAGCTGTACCTCAAGGACCGTATCTCGCAGATCGAAGATGCGCTTACCCCCGATATCATTGCCTGA
- a CDS encoding sulfite exporter TauE/SafE family protein yields MPFDLLFFAAMVPAVVLTGLAKGGFSGIGLLSLPLMALVVSPVTAAAIMLPLLIAQDVVSVWSYRRDFDRRNLATLAPGALLGILVGYLLAAKVSDAAIVLAVGLISVGFALRRMLSDGKKPAIATQANWSAGSLWGFLCGFTSMVAHAGGPPFQIYVMPQKLKPAVFVGTGAVFFAAMNLVKLIPYLALGQLNGQNLLASAALLPFAVAATFAGVWLVRRVPPERFYGIVYWLLLLVGTKLVYDGLQGLHLLG; encoded by the coding sequence ATGCCCTTCGACCTGCTCTTCTTCGCCGCCATGGTGCCGGCCGTCGTCCTGACCGGGCTGGCCAAGGGCGGCTTTTCCGGCATCGGCCTGCTCTCGCTGCCGCTGATGGCGCTGGTCGTCTCGCCGGTGACGGCAGCCGCGATCATGCTGCCGCTCCTGATCGCGCAGGATGTGGTCTCGGTCTGGTCCTACCGGCGCGATTTCGACCGCCGCAATCTTGCGACGCTGGCGCCGGGCGCACTGCTCGGCATCCTCGTCGGCTATCTGCTGGCGGCGAAGGTCTCGGACGCGGCCATCGTGCTCGCAGTCGGGCTGATCTCGGTCGGCTTTGCACTGCGCCGCATGCTGAGCGACGGCAAGAAACCTGCAATTGCCACGCAGGCGAACTGGAGCGCCGGCAGCCTCTGGGGCTTCCTTTGCGGCTTCACCAGCATGGTCGCCCATGCCGGCGGCCCGCCCTTCCAGATCTATGTCATGCCGCAGAAGCTGAAGCCCGCCGTCTTCGTCGGCACGGGCGCAGTCTTCTTCGCCGCGATGAACCTGGTGAAGCTCATCCCCTATCTCGCGCTCGGCCAGCTCAACGGCCAGAACCTGCTGGCTTCGGCCGCGCTGTTGCCCTTCGCCGTCGCAGCGACCTTCGCCGGGGTCTGGCTGGTCCGGCGCGTTCCGCCCGAGCGCTTCTATGGCATCGTCTACTGGCTCCTGCTGCTGGTCGGCACAAAGCTCGTCTACGACGGCCTGCAGGGCCTGCATCTCCTCGGCTGA
- a CDS encoding MBL fold metallo-hydrolase, with translation MSSMDGLAFTFLGTGAPPVSLRRAGPSHLVEAAGRKLLIDCGSGVSQRLVAAGARGADIDALIVTHEHSDHLVDFYQLVVSSWHQGRAKPWRVLAPAPALANLRAQYTAFERERALRIAFEKRPDATGLEVIFEELHEGPVSGLGALSVEAFLVDHRPVEPAFGLTLSHGGTRVVFSGDTRLTPSLEAQANGCDLLVCEVFIASQMPVVAGVRSAETVAAVESYHMTPAVVAGLATRTGAKALALTHLVPPNADTTALAREVRAAGYAGALLVGEDLMRLAVPERLLSWNGATIAY, from the coding sequence ATGTCGAGCATGGATGGCCTCGCCTTCACCTTCCTCGGCACCGGCGCACCGCCCGTCAGCCTGCGCCGCGCCGGTCCCTCGCATCTCGTCGAGGCGGCCGGCCGCAAGCTGCTGATCGATTGCGGCTCCGGCGTCAGCCAGCGCCTGGTCGCCGCCGGCGCGCGCGGCGCCGATATCGACGCCCTGATCGTCACGCATGAACATTCCGACCATCTGGTCGATTTCTACCAGCTCGTGGTCTCCTCCTGGCATCAGGGTCGCGCCAAACCCTGGCGCGTGCTCGCTCCGGCGCCCGCTCTCGCCAATCTCCGCGCGCAATATACCGCCTTCGAGCGCGAGCGGGCCTTGCGCATCGCCTTCGAGAAGCGGCCCGATGCGACGGGCCTTGAGGTCATCTTCGAGGAATTGCATGAAGGCCCGGTCTCAGGCCTCGGCGCACTCTCGGTCGAGGCTTTCCTGGTCGACCACCGCCCGGTCGAGCCGGCCTTCGGCCTGACTCTGTCGCATGGCGGCACTCGCGTCGTCTTCTCGGGCGACACGCGCCTGACGCCGTCGCTGGAGGCGCAAGCCAACGGGTGCGACCTGCTGGTTTGCGAGGTCTTCATCGCCAGCCAGATGCCCGTCGTCGCGGGTGTCCGCTCGGCCGAGACCGTCGCGGCCGTCGAGAGCTACCACATGACGCCTGCAGTCGTGGCAGGGCTCGCAACGCGAACCGGCGCGAAGGCGCTGGCACTGACCCATCTGGTCCCGCCGAACGCCGACACCACCGCGCTCGCCCGCGAGGTCCGGGCGGCAGGCTATGCCGGCGCCCTGCTGGTCGGCGAAGACCTGATGCGCCTCGCCGTGCCGGAGCGGCTCCTGAGCTGGAACGGCGCGACGATCGCCTACTAG
- a CDS encoding propionyl-CoA synthetase produces MNGPHAAPAHPTQGYAETYASWQADPDAYWLDMAKAIDWIKPPVKAFDSAAGIYGRWFPDATCNTCFNALDRHVRDGRGDQAALIYDSPVTGTKASYTYAQMLDEVATLAAVLQELGVGKGDRVLIYMPMVPEAAFAMLACARIGAVHSVVFGGFAAKELATRIDDAEPKVILTATCGIEPTRVVEYKPLLDGAIEMARHKPQTCVVLQRPQVDASMHVTRDRNWRTLVAAAKAAGRKADCVEVAATDPLYILYTSGTTGRPKGVVRDNGGHMVVLKATMDQLFDVGPGEVMFCASDVGWVVGHGYIVYAPLIQGATSVLYEGKPVGTPDPGAFWRVIAEHGVKVLFTAPTAFRAIRKEDPDGKYLAGHDLSRFRALFLAGERADPETLKWAEAMLKVPVIDHWWQTESGSPIVGDPMGLGLLPVKHGSPTVPLPGWDVQCLDEGGRPVEPGKMGAIVLKLPLPPGALPTLWNDDARFREAYLTTYPGYYNTSDAGFIDEDGYVFIMGRTDDIINVAGHRLSTGGMEEVLAAHPAVAECAVVGIRDALKGEQPCGFVVLKAGATVSPEQVEKELVALVRERIGPVAAFKLALTVARLPKTRSGKILRATMKKIADGEDYAVPATIEDIAVLGEIGTALKGRGLG; encoded by the coding sequence ATGAATGGCCCCCATGCGGCGCCCGCCCACCCGACGCAAGGCTATGCCGAGACCTATGCAAGCTGGCAGGCCGATCCGGATGCCTATTGGCTCGACATGGCCAAGGCGATCGACTGGATCAAGCCGCCGGTGAAGGCGTTCGATTCGGCTGCCGGTATCTATGGCCGCTGGTTCCCGGATGCGACCTGCAACACCTGCTTCAACGCGCTCGATCGGCATGTCCGCGACGGGCGCGGCGACCAGGCCGCGCTGATCTATGACAGTCCGGTCACCGGGACGAAGGCGAGCTACACTTATGCTCAGATGCTGGATGAGGTGGCGACGCTCGCCGCCGTCCTGCAGGAGCTTGGCGTCGGCAAGGGTGATCGCGTCCTGATCTACATGCCGATGGTGCCGGAGGCGGCCTTCGCCATGCTGGCCTGCGCCCGCATCGGCGCCGTGCATTCGGTGGTGTTCGGCGGCTTTGCTGCGAAGGAACTGGCGACGCGCATCGACGATGCCGAGCCCAAGGTCATCCTGACCGCGACCTGCGGCATCGAGCCGACGCGCGTCGTCGAATACAAGCCATTGCTCGACGGGGCGATCGAGATGGCCAGGCACAAGCCGCAGACCTGCGTCGTGCTGCAACGGCCCCAAGTCGATGCCTCGATGCATGTCACCCGCGACAGGAACTGGCGCACGCTGGTGGCCGCTGCGAAGGCCGCCGGGCGCAAGGCGGATTGCGTCGAGGTCGCGGCGACCGACCCGCTCTACATCCTCTACACCTCCGGTACGACGGGGCGGCCGAAGGGCGTGGTGCGCGACAATGGCGGGCACATGGTCGTGCTCAAGGCGACGATGGACCAGCTCTTCGACGTCGGGCCGGGCGAAGTGATGTTCTGTGCCTCCGATGTCGGCTGGGTCGTCGGCCACGGCTATATCGTCTACGCGCCGCTGATCCAGGGCGCGACCAGCGTGCTCTACGAGGGCAAGCCGGTCGGTACGCCCGACCCCGGCGCCTTCTGGCGGGTGATTGCCGAGCATGGCGTGAAGGTGCTGTTCACGGCGCCGACCGCCTTCCGCGCCATCCGCAAGGAGGACCCCGACGGCAAATATCTCGCGGGGCACGATCTCTCTCGCTTCAGGGCGCTGTTCCTAGCCGGCGAGCGGGCCGATCCCGAGACGCTGAAATGGGCCGAGGCGATGCTCAAGGTGCCGGTGATCGACCATTGGTGGCAGACCGAGAGCGGCTCCCCGATCGTCGGCGACCCGATGGGGCTGGGCCTGCTGCCGGTGAAGCACGGCTCGCCGACCGTGCCGCTGCCGGGCTGGGATGTCCAATGCCTCGACGAGGGCGGGCGCCCGGTCGAACCCGGCAAGATGGGCGCGATCGTGCTGAAGCTGCCCTTGCCGCCGGGCGCCCTGCCGACACTCTGGAACGACGATGCACGCTTCAGGGAGGCGTATCTGACGACCTATCCCGGCTACTACAACACCTCGGATGCCGGCTTCATCGACGAGGACGGCTATGTCTTCATCATGGGCCGCACTGACGACATCATCAATGTCGCTGGCCACCGGCTCTCGACCGGTGGCATGGAGGAGGTGCTGGCGGCGCATCCGGCCGTAGCGGAATGCGCGGTCGTCGGCATCCGCGACGCGCTCAAGGGCGAGCAGCCTTGCGGTTTCGTCGTGCTGAAGGCCGGTGCGACGGTGTCGCCCGAGCAGGTCGAGAAGGAGCTCGTCGCATTGGTGCGCGAGCGCATCGGGCCGGTCGCGGCCTTCAAGCTGGCGCTGACGGTCGCGCGATTGCCGAAGACGCGCTCCGGCAAGATCCTGCGGGCCACCATGAAGAAGATCGCCGATGGCGAGGATTATGCCGTGCCGGCGACGATCGAGGATATCGCCGTGCTCGGCGAGATCGGCACCGCGCTGAAGGGCAGGGGACTCGGGTAG
- a CDS encoding GlsB/YeaQ/YmgE family stress response membrane protein — MGFIWTVIIGFIAGVIAKFITPGSNEPAGFILTTILGIIGAFVATWLGQSLGWYAPGEGAGLIGAVVGAIIVLVVWGAINGRNRAA; from the coding sequence ATGGGCTTCATCTGGACCGTCATCATCGGTTTTATCGCCGGCGTCATCGCCAAGTTCATCACGCCGGGCTCGAACGAGCCGGCCGGTTTCATCCTGACCACGATCCTCGGCATCATCGGCGCCTTCGTTGCGACCTGGCTCGGCCAGTCGCTCGGCTGGTACGCGCCGGGCGAGGGCGCCGGACTGATCGGCGCGGTTGTCGGCGCCATCATCGTGCTGGTCGTCTGGGGCGCGATCAACGGCCGCAACCGCGCCGCCTGA
- the purE gene encoding 5-(carboxyamino)imidazole ribonucleotide mutase codes for MAASSPPVAIIMGSQSDWATMRHAAEALESLAIPYDARIVSAHRTPERLFDFARGAKAEGFKVVIAGAGGAAHLPGMTASLTPLPVFGVPVESKALSGQDSLLSIVQMPAGIPVGTLAIGRAGAVNAALLAAAVLALSDTGLAERLDAYRARQSAGIAERPDRDDA; via the coding sequence ATGGCAGCCAGCAGCCCCCCCGTCGCCATCATCATGGGCAGCCAGTCCGACTGGGCGACGATGCGTCATGCCGCCGAGGCGCTCGAATCGCTCGCCATCCCCTATGACGCCCGCATCGTCTCGGCCCACCGCACGCCGGAGCGGCTCTTCGACTTCGCCAGGGGCGCCAAGGCCGAAGGCTTCAAGGTCGTCATCGCCGGCGCCGGCGGCGCGGCGCATCTGCCGGGGATGACGGCATCGCTGACGCCGCTCCCGGTCTTCGGCGTCCCTGTCGAATCGAAGGCGCTCTCGGGCCAGGACAGCCTGCTCTCGATCGTGCAGATGCCGGCCGGCATTCCCGTCGGCACGCTCGCCATCGGCCGGGCCGGCGCGGTCAACGCCGCCCTGCTGGCCGCCGCTGTGCTCGCCCTATCCGATACCGGCCTGGCCGAGCGGCTCGACGCCTATCGCGCCCGCCAGAGCGCCGGCATCGCCGAGCGCCCCGACCGGGACGACGCATGA
- a CDS encoding 5-(carboxyamino)imidazole ribonucleotide synthase, which translates to MNPPVPTGLAPGAMLGILGGGQLARMMALAAADLGIRCHVFAPEADSPAFDVAARHTVAEYEDEEALARFADAVDVVTYEFENVPAATAAFLGARVPLHPGARALAVTQDRLSEKRFVSELGLAVAPFRAVDTLADLEAAATELGRPSVLKTRRFGYDGKGQVKIAAGSDLAEAHEAIGRFPAILEGFVSFVREVSVVAARGLDGSFAAFDVCENEHRDHILAYTRIPASLSEGASLQAIDAARRIGEALGYVGVFAVELFVLEAEGDLAERVVVNEIAPRVHNSGHWTSEGADTSQFHQHVRAVCGFPLGSTARRGRVEMENLIGASALRWRELLAEPGAHLHLYGKRDARPGRKMGHVTRVTDERA; encoded by the coding sequence ATGAACCCGCCCGTTCCCACCGGCCTCGCGCCCGGCGCCATGCTCGGCATCCTCGGCGGCGGCCAGCTCGCCCGCATGATGGCGCTCGCCGCCGCCGATCTCGGCATCCGCTGCCATGTCTTTGCGCCCGAGGCCGATAGCCCGGCCTTCGACGTCGCGGCGCGCCACACCGTCGCGGAATACGAGGACGAGGAAGCGCTCGCCCGCTTCGCCGATGCCGTCGATGTGGTGACCTACGAATTCGAGAACGTGCCGGCCGCGACCGCCGCCTTCCTTGGTGCGCGCGTGCCGCTGCATCCGGGCGCCCGCGCCCTGGCGGTGACGCAGGATCGGCTGAGCGAAAAGCGCTTCGTTTCGGAGCTCGGCCTCGCCGTCGCGCCCTTCCGGGCGGTCGACACGCTGGCCGATCTCGAAGCCGCCGCCACCGAACTCGGCCGCCCCTCGGTGCTGAAGACCCGCCGCTTCGGCTATGACGGCAAGGGCCAGGTCAAGATCGCGGCGGGCAGCGACCTCGCCGAGGCCCATGAGGCGATCGGGCGCTTCCCCGCGATTCTCGAAGGCTTCGTCTCCTTCGTGCGCGAGGTCTCGGTCGTCGCGGCGCGTGGGCTCGACGGCTCCTTCGCCGCCTTCGACGTCTGCGAGAACGAGCACCGTGACCACATTCTCGCCTATACCCGCATTCCCGCGTCGCTCTCGGAAGGTGCGTCGCTGCAGGCGATCGACGCGGCCCGCCGCATCGGCGAAGCGCTCGGCTATGTCGGCGTCTTCGCGGTCGAGCTGTTCGTACTCGAGGCCGAGGGCGACCTCGCCGAGCGCGTCGTCGTCAACGAGATCGCCCCGCGCGTCCATAATTCCGGGCACTGGACCAGCGAGGGCGCCGACACCTCGCAGTTTCACCAGCATGTCCGCGCCGTCTGCGGCTTCCCGCTCGGCTCCACCGCGCGGCGCGGTCGCGTCGAGATGGAGAATCTGATCGGCGCGAGCGCGCTGCGCTGGCGCGAATTGCTGGCAGAGCCCGGTGCGCATCTGCATCTCTACGGCAAGCGCGACGCCCGCCCCGGCCGCAAGATGGGCCATGTCACCCGCGTCACGGACGAGCGCGCTTGA